One Canis lupus familiaris isolate Mischka breed German Shepherd chromosome 20, alternate assembly UU_Cfam_GSD_1.0, whole genome shotgun sequence genomic region harbors:
- the S1PR4 gene encoding sphingosine 1-phosphate receptor 4 yields MNGTGPPAAAPESCQQLAASGHSRLIVLHYNHSGRLAGRAGPDEGSLGVLRGVFVAASCLVVLENLLVLVAIATRMRSRRWVYYCLVNITLSDLLTGVAYLANVLLSGARTFHLAPAQWFLREGLLFMALAASTFSLLFTAGERFATMVRPVAESGASKRGRVYGFIGLCWLLAALLGLLPLLGWNCVCAFPRCSSLLPLYSKAYILFCVGVFACILAAIMALYGAIFRVVRANGQKAPRAPARRKARRLLKTVLMILLAFVVCWGPLFGLLLADVFSSTDWAQEYLRGMDWILALAVLNSAVNPLIYSFRSREVCQAVLGFLCCGCLRLGLRGPRDCLAQVTEAQSSTTDSSLRPRDSFRGSRSLSFRMREPLTSISSVRSV; encoded by the coding sequence ATGAACGGCACGGGGCCCCCGGCGGCGGCCCCCGAGTCCTGCCAGCAGCTGGCGGCCAGCGGGCACAGCCGCCTCATCGTGCTGCACTACAACCACTCGGGCCGGCTGGCGGGGCGCGCCGGGCCCGAcgaggggagcctgggggtgcTGCGCGGCGTCTTCGTGGCCGCCAGCTGCCTGGTGGTGCTGGAGAACCTGCTGGTGCTGGTGGCCATCGCGACCCGCATGCGCTCGCGGCGCTGGGTGTACTACTGCCTGGTCAACATCACGCTGAGCGACCTGCTCACCGGCGTGGCCTACCTGGCCAACGTGCTGCTGTCGGGCGCGCGCACCTTCCACCTGGCGCCCGCCCAGTGGTTCCTGCGCGAGGGCCTGCTCTTCATGGCGCTGGCCGCCTCCACCTTCAGCCTGCTCTTCACCGCCGGCGAGCGCTTCGCCACCATGGTGCGGCCGGTGGCCGAGAGCGGGGCGAGCAAGCGCGGCCGGGTGTACGGCTTCATCGGGCTGTGCTGGCTGCTGGCGGCGCTGCTGGGCCTGCTGCCGCTGCTCGGCTGGAACTGCGTGTGCGCCTTCCCGCGCTGCTCCAGCCTGCTGCCGCTCTACTCCAAGGCCTACATCCTCTTCTGCGTGGGGGTCTTCGCCTGCATCCTGGCCGCCATCATGGCGCTCTACGGGGCCATCTTCCGCGTGGTGCGCGCCAACGGCCAGAaggccccccgggcccccgcccgccgcaAGGCCCGCCGGCTGCTCAAGACGGTGCTCATGATCCTGCTGGCCTTCGTCGTGTGCTGGGGCCCGCTCTTCGGCCTGCTGCTGGCCGACGTGTTCAGCTCCACGGACTGGGCGCAGGAGTACCTGCGCGGCATGGACTGGATCCTGGCGCTGGCCGTGCTCAACTCGGCCGTGAACCCCCTCATCTACTCCTTCCGCAGCCGCGAGGTGTGCCAGGCCGTGCTGGGCTTCCTCTGCTGCGGGTGTCTGCGGCTGGGGCTGCGGGGGCCCCGGGACTGCCTGGCCCAGGTCACCGAGGCCCAGTCCTCCACCACGGACAGCTCGCTGAGGCCGAGGGACAGCTTTCGGGGCTCCCGGTCGCTCAGCTTCCGGATGCGAGAGCCCCTGACCAGCATCTCCAGCGTGCGGAGCGTCTGA